A window of Cucurbita pepo subsp. pepo cultivar mu-cu-16 chromosome LG06, ASM280686v2, whole genome shotgun sequence contains these coding sequences:
- the LOC111796645 gene encoding VQ motif-containing protein 4: protein MEITSSSTTTTRSSHERETNPSPNTSPNSAGAGTANPPPPPPSPKLLPRSDSNPYPTTFVQADTTNFKHVVQMLTGSSESSPRPPHPPSSSKHCSIPPPSQDPFQSSKNFAIPPIRTAPKKQQSFKLYERRNHLKNSLMINTLIPNFSPAGGFSPRNAEILSPSILDFPSLALSPVTPLNDDPLFDKSSSSPSLGSSSEEEKAIAEKGFYLHPSPMNTPRAADPPQLLSLFPETSPRVSGSSSSS, encoded by the coding sequence ATGGAAATCACCTCTTCTTCAACCACAACAACAAGATCATCCCATGAAAGAGAAACAAACCCATCTCCCAATACTTCCCCAAACAGCGCCGGCGCCGGCACCGCCAATCCCCcgcctcctcctccatctccCAAGCTTCTCCCCAGATCTGATTCCAATCCTTACCCCACCACTTTCGTTCAAGCAGATACCACCAATTTCAAGCACGTCGTTCAAATGCTCACTGGCTCATCGGAATCTTCTCCCCGGCCACCACACCCACCCTCGTCTTCCAAACACTGTTCTATTCCTCCGCCGTCACAAGACCCATTTCAATCCTCCAAGAACTTCGCTATTCCTCCCATCCGAACTGCCCCCAAGAAACAGCAGAGTTTCAAGCTCtatgaaagaagaaatcacCTCAAAAATAGCCTCATGATCAATACCCTAATCCCTAATTTCTCCCCTGCCGGTGGGTTTTCTCCACGCAACGCTGAGATTCTCTCGCCTAGCATCCTTGATTTCCCTTCCCTTGCTCTCAGCCCTGTTACGCCTTTGAATGATGACCCGTTGTTCGACAAATCGTCATCCTCACCGTCGCTTGGAAGCTCATCGGAGGAGGAGAAGGCGATTGCCGAAAAGGGGTTTTACTTGCATCCATCGCCGATGAACACACCGAGAGCCGCCGACCCGCCGCAGCTTCTGTCTCTGTTCCCGGAAACATCGCCGAGGGTTTCTGGATCGTCGTCTTCTTCGTAA
- the LOC111796604 gene encoding proton pump-interactor 1-like, with amino-acid sequence MGVEVVGFEMVKGPMESAPVADNYVLKSDENGDLDQLPEKNVPIKFGSHEEEPVKEQADGSSSASNVPKDAADEWPAPKQIHSFYFIRHRPYDDPSIKAKIDLADKEIRKRSQARFQITETLKSKRAERAELITQLKPLRDDNRQYKSIVDEKIKEIEPLNQALGKFRNANNAGRNGGLCSSEEELNAVIQSLQYHIQHESIPLSEEKQILREIKQLEGTREKVIANSTMRAKLQDSMVHKEALQDQVKIIGGDLNGVRKEHQAVRAKIKQLEEALEAIDEDIKTLQDELTSVTEKRGKAHENIQQLRKNSDEGNAQFYQSRSLLNKAKDLAAKKDIQALEELAFTEVEKFMSLWNGDKAFRDDYEKRILASLDIRQMSRDGRIRNPDEKPILAPAEPAPSQTAMAAKPNIKRTKEEPKPVPSDPLPAQKVDVEVKQKAGKPIRPLEQEDKAEEEIPSLLKLSKDIPKEPEVDLAKLKEMKRAEEIAKAKLAMERKKKLQEKAAAKASLRAQKEAEKKLKDREKKAKKKVTASGSATVPDEEPVEADAVEEESTELENVNESAEAAPVPVKSKIPKESGIRSRGRQRGLDSVPKIIRKRKKSINYWDWAAPAAAVLLVILLVLGYYYYYLL; translated from the exons ATGGGCGTTGAGGTTGTTGGATTTGAGATGGTCAAGGGACCGATGGAATCGGCACCGGTTGCAGATAATTACGTTTTGAAAAGCGATGAAAATGGAGATTTGGATCAATTGCCTGAGAAAAATGTGCCCATAAAGTTTGGTTCTCATGAAGAGGAGCCTGTTAAAGAACAGGCAGATGGTTCTTCTTCAGCCTCTAACGTCCCGAAAGATGCTGCTGATGAATGGCCAGCGCCTAAGCAAATCCATAGCTTCTACTTCATAAGGCATCGCCCGTATGACGATCCGAGTATCAAAGCTAAAATTGATTTGGCTGATAAAGAGATACGTAAGAGGAGTCAAGCTCGGTTTCAAATCACTGAAACACTCAAGTCAAAGAGG GCGGAACGAGCAGAGTTGATTACACAGTTGAAACCTCTGAGAGATGACAACCGACAATATAAATCAATTGTTGACGAGAAAATCAAGGAGATTGAACCGCTTAATCAAGCTCTTGGCAAGTTCCGTAATGCAAACAATGCTGGTCGCAATGGTGGTTTATGTTCATCTGAGGAAGAGCTTAATGCTGTT ATTCAGAGCCTGCAATACCATATACAACATGAGAGCATTCCACTTTCTGAGGAAAAGCAAATTTTAAGAGAAATTAAACAGCTCGAAGGGACGAGAGAGAAAGTTATTGCTAATTCTACTATGAGAGCTAAGCTTCAGGACTCTATGGTACATAAAGAAGCCCTCCAAGATCAAGTCAAG ATTATCGGTGGTGATTTGAATGGAGTGAGGAAGGAACATCAAGCAGTTCGAGCCAAGATAAAGCAGCTTGAGGAGGCATTGGAGGCAATAGACGAAGATATTAAAACTTTGCAGGACGAGCTAACTTCTGTTACAGAGAAGAGAGGCAAAGCACATGAAAACATTCAGCAACTTAGGAAGAACTCTGATGAGGGG AACGCCCAATTTTATCAAAGCCGATCACTCTTAAACAAAGCTAAAGATCTTGCTGCAAAGAAGGACATCCAGGCCCTCGAGGAACTCGCTTTTACTGAG GTTGAGAAATTTATGTCCCTCTGGAATGGTGATAAGGCATTCAGGGATGACTATGAGAAAAGAATTCTTGCATCGTTGGATATTCGGCAGATGAGTAGGGATGGCCGGATAAGAAACCCGGATGAGAAACCAATACTTGCCCCTGCAGAACCAGCACCTTCTCAAACTGCGATGGCAGCTAAACCGAACATTAAACGAACTAAGGAAGAACCCAAACCAGTACCATCTGATCCTCTTCCTGCACAGAAAGTTGATGTAGAAGTTAAACAAAAAGCTGGAAAGCCCATACGGCCCTTGGAGCAGGAGGATAAAGCAGAGGAGGAGATCCctagtttattaaaattgtcGAAAGACATCCCAAAAGAACCCGAAGTCGATCTTgcaaaattaaaggaaatgaAGAGGGCTGAGGAAATCGCAAAAGCTAAACTTGCCatggaaaggaagaagaaattgcaAGAGAAAGCAGCTGCAAAAGCGTCTCTACGAGCTCAGAAGGAAGcggaaaagaaattgaag GATCGtgaaaagaaagcaaagaagaagGTGACCGCGTCTGGATCTGCTACGGTTCCTGATGAAGAACCTGTTGAGGCTGATGCAGTTGAGGAGGAGTCTACAGAGCTAGAAAATGTTAATGAAAGTGCTGAAGCTGCTCCGGTTCCTGTTAAGTCCAAAATCCCGAAGGAGAGTGGCATTAGGAGCCGTGGCAGACAAAGAGGACTGGATTCGGTTCCAAAAATCATTCGTAAGCGAAAGAAGTCGATCAATTACTGGGATTGGGCTGCTCCTGCTGCTGCAGTGTTGCTTGTGATCCTTCTGGTGCTTGGATACTACTACTATTACCTTCTCTAA
- the LOC111796623 gene encoding beta-glucuronosyltransferase GlcAT14A-like — MGHVNLEKKWLFPLVISSLICIFLLATTFNMGLISSIHTFNSIFLMLPSPLPTNQTNPTLFAETKVAKSPPTNPASMIPRFGYLISGSKGDLEKLWRTLKALYHPLNQYVVHLDLESPLEERLELASRVANESIFVEIGNVFMITKANMVTYRGPTMVANTLHACAVLLKRSNDWDWFINLSASDYPLITQDDLLHTFSPLDRNLNFIEHTSKLGWKASKRAMPLMIDPGLYKTTKSDVFWVNPQRPLPTSFKLFTGSAWMVLSRSFVEYLIWGWDNLPRTLLMYYSNFVSSPEGYFHTVICNEPEFAKTVVNHDLHYISWDVPPRQHPHALTINDTETMIASGAAFARKFQRDSPVLDEIDQELLRRDDKGSFTPGGWCSGKPKCSKVGNPFKIKPGPGAKRLTRLVKKLTSAAKVGEGQCK, encoded by the exons ATGGGGCATGTGAACTTAGAGAAGAAATGGCTATTTCCTCTTGTGATAAGCTCTCTAATATGCATATTCCTCCTTGCTACTACCTTCAACATGGGTCTAATCTCTTCTATCCATACATTCAATTCAATCTTCTTAATGCTTCCATCTCCATTGCCCACAAACCAAACTAACCCAACGTTATTTGCCGAGACGAAAGTTGCAAAATCGCCACCGACGAACCCTGCATCTATGATTCCACGATTCGGTTACCTGATTTCGGGGTCGAAAGGCGACTTAGAGAAGCTATGGAGAACTCTTAAAGCACTTTACCATCCATTGAATCAATACGTTGTTCATTTGGACTTGGAGTCACCTCTAGAGGAGAGGTTGGAGCTTGCTTCAAGAGTAGCAAATGAGTCGATTTTTGTTGAGATTGGGAATGTTTTCATGATCACCAAAGCAAATATGGTTACTTACAGAGGTCCAACAATGGTGGCTAATACCCTCCATGCTTGTGCTGTTCTTCTTAAGAGGAGCAATGATTGGGACTGGTTTATTAACCTCAGTGCCTCAGACTACCCTCTCATCACTCAAGACG ATCTTCTTCACACTTTCTCACCTCTAgatagaaatttgaacttcattGAACACACAAGCAAGTTAGGATGGAAAGC GAGTAAGCGAGCAATGCCATTGATGATAGATCCTGGATTATACAAAACAACCAAATCAGATGTTTTTTGGGTCAACCCACAACGACCTCTCCCCACATCATTCAAGTTGTTCACTG GATCGGCATGGATGGTTCTATCTCGTTCGTTTGTCGAGTATCTCATCTGGGGTTGGGACAACCTTCCTAGAACACTTCTCATGTATTACTCAAACTTTGTTTCCTCCCCAGAAGGCTACTTTCACACTGTGATCTGCAACGAGCCTGAGTTTGCCAAAACTGTAGTTAACcatgacttacattacatCTCTTGGGATGTGCCACCACGACAGCATCCTCATGCCCTCACCATTAACGACACCGAAACAATGATAGCCAGCGGCGCTGCCTTTGCTCGAAAGTTTCAGCGAGACAGCCCTGTGCTGGACGAGATTGATCAAGAGCTACTGAGACGTGATGACAAAGGGAGTTTTACCCCTGGTGGGTGGTGTTCTGGTAAGCCTAAATGCTCAAAAGTCGGAAACCCGTTTAAGATCAAGCCAGGGCCAGGAGCTAAGAGGCTTACCCGCCTCGTAAAAAAGCTAACTTCGGCTGCTAAAGTAGGTGAAGGTCAGTGTAAATAG
- the LOC111796595 gene encoding protein SPA1-RELATED 4-like isoform X1, with the protein MWIAMEASFDPLRNRDDISGVCEEDILADPYLRSLKGNDISLRQWLDKPGRSVDALECLHIFRQIVEIVSIAHAQGIVVHNVRPSCFVMSSFNHVTFIESASCSDSGSDSLEEDGLSSQMAEVKTSSSPFPSSLGSEGFRSVMTPVNALSETSCMQSSSVYAAQVSLNEGSGECRRKDSRHVEETENKLQSFPMKQILAMETTWYTSPEEASDGPSSSASDIYRLGVLLFELFCSFSSREGKSRIMSSLRHRVLPPQLLLKWPKEASFCLWLLHPDPSNRPKLSELLQSEFLNESKDELEERETAIELRKRIEEQDLLLEFLLLMQQRKQEAARKLQDTISFLCSDIEQVMRHQTNFKKKIGSHPDLSKDNCLSLNLPSMTPSAGLGSRKRFRPGILVHDIEACGDNVDDSEKSSSDNENEQGVLFKSSRLMKNFKKLELAYLLMRGRVNKPSGRQFVKHSSISSDGRGSVVLTERSSVNNLASKESCNDNRQGGWISPFLEGLCKYLSFSKLKVKADLKQGDLLNSSNLVCSLSFDRDGEFFATAGVNRKIKVFGYDSIVNEDRDIHYPVVEMASRSKLSSVCWNRYIKSQIASSNFEGVVQVWDVTRSQVVTEMGEHERRVWSIDFSSADPTILASGSDDGSVKLWSINQGSSIGTIRTKANVCCVQFPADSGRSLAFGSADHKIYYYDMRNIRVPLCTFTGHNKTVSYVKYIDSSTLVSASTDNTLKLWDLSMCTSRVIDSPVLSFTGHMNIKNFVGLSVSDGYIATGSETNEVFIYHKAFPMPALSYKFQMDPLTSHEMDDSAQFISSVCWRGQSSSLVAANSTGHIKILEMV; encoded by the exons ATGTGGATAGCAATGGAGGCATCATTTGATCCGCTTAGGAACCGGGATGATATATCTGGGGTTTGTGAGGAAGATATATTAGCTGATCCTTATTTGCGTTCACTTAAAGGGAATGATATTAGCTTAAGGCAATGGTTGGATAAGCCAGGAAGATCCGTGGATGCTCTTGAATGTCTTCATATATTTAGGCAAATTGTGGAGATTGTTAGTATTGCTCATGCTCAAGGCATTGTTGTTCATAATGTGCGTCCTTCATGCTTTGTGATGTCTTCTTTCAACCATGTAACGTTTATTGAGTCGGCATCGTGTTCGGATTCCGGGTCTGATTCTCTTGAGGAGGATGGTTTAAGTAGTCAAATGGCTGAGGTTAAAACATCGTCTTCTCCGTTTCCAAGCAGCCTTGGAAGCGAGGGCTTTCGATCGGTTATGACCCCCGTTAACGCTTTGTCGGAGACTAGTTGTATGCAGTCGAGTTCAGTATATGCAGCTCAAGTATCGTTAAATGAAGGGTCTGGAGAATGTAGAAGAAAAGATAGCAGACATGttgaagaaacagaaaataagTTGCAATCATTTCCAATGAAGCAGATATTGGCTATGGAGACTACTTGGTACACTAGCCCAGAAGAAGCTTCTGATGGCCCAAGTTCGAGCGCTTCAGATATCTACCGGTTAGGAGTTCTTCTTTTTGAG TTATTCTGCTCCTTCAGCTCGAGAGAAGGGAAGAGTAGAATTATGTCGAGCTTGAGGCATAGAGTGCTTCCTCCTCAATTGCTGTTGAAGTGGCCAAAAGAAGCTTCATTTTGCTTATGGTTACTGCATCCCGACCCAAGTAATCGACCTAAGCTAAG TGAGTTATTGCAGAGTGAATTTCTCAATGAATCAAAAGATGAACTAGAAGAACGTGAAACAGCAATTGAGcttagaaaaagaattgaagagcAGGATTTACTGCTAGAATTCCTTTTGCTTATGCAACAAAGAAAGCAGGAAGCTGCTCGTAAGCTGCAAGATACCATTTCATTTCTGTGCAGTGATATCGAACAAGTTATGAGGCACCAAactaatttcaagaaaaagatcGGGTCGCACCCAGATCTTTCGAAGGACAATTGTTTGTCATTAAATCTCCCTTCAATGACTCCTTCTGCTGGATTGGGATCAAGGAAACGATTTAGACCAGGAATTTTGGTCCATGATATAGAAGCATGCGGTGATAACGTTGATGACAGTGAGAAGTCAAGTTCAGACAATGAAAACGAACAAGGTGTACTTTTTAAGAGTTCTCGATTAAtgaagaacttcaagaaattGGAGTTAGCGTATTTGTTGATGAGAGGTAGAGTAAACAAGCCATCGGGGAGGCAGTTTGTTAAACACTCGTCAATAAGTAGCGATGGTAGGGGGTCTGTAGTTTTGACTGAAAGAAGTTCGGTTAATAATTTGGCTTCAAAAGAGAGTTGCAATGATAATCGACAAGGCGGGTGGATAAGTCCGTTCCTGGAGGGTTTGTGCAAGTATCTATCCTTTAGCAAGTTGAAAGTCAAGGCAGACTTGAAGCAAGGAGATCTATTGAATTCCTCCAACTTAGTATGTTCTCTCAGTTTCGATCGAGATGGGGAATTTTTTGCCACAGCCGGTGTTAATAGGAAAATTAAAGTGTTTGGATATGACTCAATCGTGAACGAAGACCGTGACATTCATTACCCTGTTGTTGAAATGGCTAGCAGGTCGAAACTAAGCAGTGTTTGTTGGAATCGGTACATCAAAAGTCAAATTGCTTCGAGTAATTTTGAAGGTGTAGTGCAG GTATGGGATGTCACGAGAAGTCAAGTAGTCACTGAAATGGGAGAACACGAGAGGCGCGTATGGTCCATTGACTTTTCATCAGCGGATCCAACAATATTGGCTAGCGGAAGTGACGATGGTTCAGTTAAGCTCTGGAGTATCAATCAG GGTTCAAGTATCGGCACGATCAGAACGAAAGCCAATGTCTGCTGTGTACAATTTCCTGCGGATTCTGGTCGGTCCCTTGCATTTGGTTCAGCTGATCACAAAATTTATTACTACGACATGCGGAATATACGAGTGCCTTTGTGCACCTTCACTGGACATAACAAAACTGTGAGTTACGTCAAGTATATAGACTCGAGCACTCTTGTTTCTGCATCCACCGATAACACCTTGAAGCTCTGGGATTTGTCCATGTGCACATCCCGGGTTATTGATTCTCCAGTCCTGTCCTTCACTGGCCACATGAACATAAAG AATTTTGTGGGACTGTCAGTCTCTGATGGTTACATTGCTACTGGGTCAGAGACAAATGAG GTTTTTATCTACCACAAAGCCTTTCCAATGCCAGCATTGTCGTATAAGTTTCAAATGGATCCTCTTACCAGTCATGAAATGGACGACTCCGCACAATTTATCTCTTCGGTTTGTTGGCGAGGCCAGTCGTCTTCATTAGTAGCTGCAAACTCAACTGGGCAcatcaaaattttggaaatggTTTAG
- the LOC111796595 gene encoding protein SPA1-RELATED 3-like isoform X3, with translation MSSLRHRVLPPQLLLKWPKEASFCLWLLHPDPSNRPKLSELLQSEFLNESKDELEERETAIELRKRIEEQDLLLEFLLLMQQRKQEAARKLQDTISFLCSDIEQVMRHQTNFKKKIGSHPDLSKDNCLSLNLPSMTPSAGLGSRKRFRPGILVHDIEACGDNVDDSEKSSSDNENEQGVLFKSSRLMKNFKKLELAYLLMRGRVNKPSGRQFVKHSSISSDGRGSVVLTERSSVNNLASKESCNDNRQGGWISPFLEGLCKYLSFSKLKVKADLKQGDLLNSSNLVCSLSFDRDGEFFATAGVNRKIKVFGYDSIVNEDRDIHYPVVEMASRSKLSSVCWNRYIKSQIASSNFEGVVQVWDVTRSQVVTEMGEHERRVWSIDFSSADPTILASGSDDGSVKLWSINQGSSIGTIRTKANVCCVQFPADSGRSLAFGSADHKIYYYDMRNIRVPLCTFTGHNKTVSYVKYIDSSTLVSASTDNTLKLWDLSMCTSRVIDSPVLSFTGHMNIKNFVGLSVSDGYIATGSETNEVFIYHKAFPMPALSYKFQMDPLTSHEMDDSAQFISSVCWRGQSSSLVAANSTGHIKILEMV, from the exons ATGTCGAGCTTGAGGCATAGAGTGCTTCCTCCTCAATTGCTGTTGAAGTGGCCAAAAGAAGCTTCATTTTGCTTATGGTTACTGCATCCCGACCCAAGTAATCGACCTAAGCTAAG TGAGTTATTGCAGAGTGAATTTCTCAATGAATCAAAAGATGAACTAGAAGAACGTGAAACAGCAATTGAGcttagaaaaagaattgaagagcAGGATTTACTGCTAGAATTCCTTTTGCTTATGCAACAAAGAAAGCAGGAAGCTGCTCGTAAGCTGCAAGATACCATTTCATTTCTGTGCAGTGATATCGAACAAGTTATGAGGCACCAAactaatttcaagaaaaagatcGGGTCGCACCCAGATCTTTCGAAGGACAATTGTTTGTCATTAAATCTCCCTTCAATGACTCCTTCTGCTGGATTGGGATCAAGGAAACGATTTAGACCAGGAATTTTGGTCCATGATATAGAAGCATGCGGTGATAACGTTGATGACAGTGAGAAGTCAAGTTCAGACAATGAAAACGAACAAGGTGTACTTTTTAAGAGTTCTCGATTAAtgaagaacttcaagaaattGGAGTTAGCGTATTTGTTGATGAGAGGTAGAGTAAACAAGCCATCGGGGAGGCAGTTTGTTAAACACTCGTCAATAAGTAGCGATGGTAGGGGGTCTGTAGTTTTGACTGAAAGAAGTTCGGTTAATAATTTGGCTTCAAAAGAGAGTTGCAATGATAATCGACAAGGCGGGTGGATAAGTCCGTTCCTGGAGGGTTTGTGCAAGTATCTATCCTTTAGCAAGTTGAAAGTCAAGGCAGACTTGAAGCAAGGAGATCTATTGAATTCCTCCAACTTAGTATGTTCTCTCAGTTTCGATCGAGATGGGGAATTTTTTGCCACAGCCGGTGTTAATAGGAAAATTAAAGTGTTTGGATATGACTCAATCGTGAACGAAGACCGTGACATTCATTACCCTGTTGTTGAAATGGCTAGCAGGTCGAAACTAAGCAGTGTTTGTTGGAATCGGTACATCAAAAGTCAAATTGCTTCGAGTAATTTTGAAGGTGTAGTGCAG GTATGGGATGTCACGAGAAGTCAAGTAGTCACTGAAATGGGAGAACACGAGAGGCGCGTATGGTCCATTGACTTTTCATCAGCGGATCCAACAATATTGGCTAGCGGAAGTGACGATGGTTCAGTTAAGCTCTGGAGTATCAATCAG GGTTCAAGTATCGGCACGATCAGAACGAAAGCCAATGTCTGCTGTGTACAATTTCCTGCGGATTCTGGTCGGTCCCTTGCATTTGGTTCAGCTGATCACAAAATTTATTACTACGACATGCGGAATATACGAGTGCCTTTGTGCACCTTCACTGGACATAACAAAACTGTGAGTTACGTCAAGTATATAGACTCGAGCACTCTTGTTTCTGCATCCACCGATAACACCTTGAAGCTCTGGGATTTGTCCATGTGCACATCCCGGGTTATTGATTCTCCAGTCCTGTCCTTCACTGGCCACATGAACATAAAG AATTTTGTGGGACTGTCAGTCTCTGATGGTTACATTGCTACTGGGTCAGAGACAAATGAG GTTTTTATCTACCACAAAGCCTTTCCAATGCCAGCATTGTCGTATAAGTTTCAAATGGATCCTCTTACCAGTCATGAAATGGACGACTCCGCACAATTTATCTCTTCGGTTTGTTGGCGAGGCCAGTCGTCTTCATTAGTAGCTGCAAACTCAACTGGGCAcatcaaaattttggaaatggTTTAG
- the LOC111796595 gene encoding protein SPA1-RELATED 3-like isoform X2, whose protein sequence is MWIAMEASFDPLRNRDDISGVCEEDILADPYLRSLKGNDISLRQWLDKPGRSVDALECLHIFRQIVEIVSIAHAQGIVVHNVRPSCFVMSSFNHVTFIESASCSDSGSDSLEEDGLSSQMAEVKTSSSPFPSSLGSEGFRSVMTPVNALSETSCMQSSSVYAAQVSLNEGSGECRRKDSRHVEETENKLQSFPMKQILAMETTWYTSPEEASDGPSSSASDIYRLGVLLFELFCSFSSREGKSRIMSSLRHRVLPPQLLLKWPKEASFCLWLLHPDPSNRPKLSELLQSEFLNESKDELEERETAIELRKRIEEQDLLLEFLLLMQQRKQEAARKLQDTISFLCSDIEQVMRHQTNFKKKIGSHPDLSKDNCLSLNLPSMTPSAGLGSRKRFRPGILVHDIEACGDNVDDSEKSSSDNENEQGVLFKSSRLMKNFKKLELAYLLMRGRVNKPSGRQFVKHSSISSDGRGSVVLTERSSVNNLASKESCNDNRQGGWISPFLEGLCKYLSFSKLKVKADLKQGDLLNSSNLVCSLSFDRDGEFFATAGVNRKIKVFGYDSIVNEDRDIHYPVVEMASRSKLSSVCWNRYIKSQIASSNFEGVVQVWDVTRSQVVTEMGEHERRVWSIDFSSADPTILASGSDDGSVKLWSINQAILFLHLVDVSFETKRFKYRHDQNESQCLLCTISCGFWSVPCIWFS, encoded by the exons ATGTGGATAGCAATGGAGGCATCATTTGATCCGCTTAGGAACCGGGATGATATATCTGGGGTTTGTGAGGAAGATATATTAGCTGATCCTTATTTGCGTTCACTTAAAGGGAATGATATTAGCTTAAGGCAATGGTTGGATAAGCCAGGAAGATCCGTGGATGCTCTTGAATGTCTTCATATATTTAGGCAAATTGTGGAGATTGTTAGTATTGCTCATGCTCAAGGCATTGTTGTTCATAATGTGCGTCCTTCATGCTTTGTGATGTCTTCTTTCAACCATGTAACGTTTATTGAGTCGGCATCGTGTTCGGATTCCGGGTCTGATTCTCTTGAGGAGGATGGTTTAAGTAGTCAAATGGCTGAGGTTAAAACATCGTCTTCTCCGTTTCCAAGCAGCCTTGGAAGCGAGGGCTTTCGATCGGTTATGACCCCCGTTAACGCTTTGTCGGAGACTAGTTGTATGCAGTCGAGTTCAGTATATGCAGCTCAAGTATCGTTAAATGAAGGGTCTGGAGAATGTAGAAGAAAAGATAGCAGACATGttgaagaaacagaaaataagTTGCAATCATTTCCAATGAAGCAGATATTGGCTATGGAGACTACTTGGTACACTAGCCCAGAAGAAGCTTCTGATGGCCCAAGTTCGAGCGCTTCAGATATCTACCGGTTAGGAGTTCTTCTTTTTGAG TTATTCTGCTCCTTCAGCTCGAGAGAAGGGAAGAGTAGAATTATGTCGAGCTTGAGGCATAGAGTGCTTCCTCCTCAATTGCTGTTGAAGTGGCCAAAAGAAGCTTCATTTTGCTTATGGTTACTGCATCCCGACCCAAGTAATCGACCTAAGCTAAG TGAGTTATTGCAGAGTGAATTTCTCAATGAATCAAAAGATGAACTAGAAGAACGTGAAACAGCAATTGAGcttagaaaaagaattgaagagcAGGATTTACTGCTAGAATTCCTTTTGCTTATGCAACAAAGAAAGCAGGAAGCTGCTCGTAAGCTGCAAGATACCATTTCATTTCTGTGCAGTGATATCGAACAAGTTATGAGGCACCAAactaatttcaagaaaaagatcGGGTCGCACCCAGATCTTTCGAAGGACAATTGTTTGTCATTAAATCTCCCTTCAATGACTCCTTCTGCTGGATTGGGATCAAGGAAACGATTTAGACCAGGAATTTTGGTCCATGATATAGAAGCATGCGGTGATAACGTTGATGACAGTGAGAAGTCAAGTTCAGACAATGAAAACGAACAAGGTGTACTTTTTAAGAGTTCTCGATTAAtgaagaacttcaagaaattGGAGTTAGCGTATTTGTTGATGAGAGGTAGAGTAAACAAGCCATCGGGGAGGCAGTTTGTTAAACACTCGTCAATAAGTAGCGATGGTAGGGGGTCTGTAGTTTTGACTGAAAGAAGTTCGGTTAATAATTTGGCTTCAAAAGAGAGTTGCAATGATAATCGACAAGGCGGGTGGATAAGTCCGTTCCTGGAGGGTTTGTGCAAGTATCTATCCTTTAGCAAGTTGAAAGTCAAGGCAGACTTGAAGCAAGGAGATCTATTGAATTCCTCCAACTTAGTATGTTCTCTCAGTTTCGATCGAGATGGGGAATTTTTTGCCACAGCCGGTGTTAATAGGAAAATTAAAGTGTTTGGATATGACTCAATCGTGAACGAAGACCGTGACATTCATTACCCTGTTGTTGAAATGGCTAGCAGGTCGAAACTAAGCAGTGTTTGTTGGAATCGGTACATCAAAAGTCAAATTGCTTCGAGTAATTTTGAAGGTGTAGTGCAG GTATGGGATGTCACGAGAAGTCAAGTAGTCACTGAAATGGGAGAACACGAGAGGCGCGTATGGTCCATTGACTTTTCATCAGCGGATCCAACAATATTGGCTAGCGGAAGTGACGATGGTTCAGTTAAGCTCTGGAGTATCAATCAGGCAATTCTATTTTTGCACTTGGTGGATGTCAGCTTTGAAACTAAAC GGTTCAAGTATCGGCACGATCAGAACGAAAGCCAATGTCTGCTGTGTACAATTTCCTGCGGATTCTGGTCGGTCCCTTGCATTTGGTTCAGCTGA